In Daphnia magna isolate NIES linkage group LG7, ASM2063170v1.1, whole genome shotgun sequence, a single genomic region encodes these proteins:
- the LOC116927367 gene encoding chromatin assembly factor 1 subunit A yields the protein MSKVVEIPETGINDGRSPKTSRGKKLIQGRLSFTSIDNKTAVPKVKNCKTFEVSGEAKGLDEVVVVDNNSPSVETIEIDDTSKYHSLHEDSDDSNSIPNVSLAEGELDSELDTSHVSNDELCKSSSSANASTPRQAELQKKKLERLKEKEERERKKAEEKSEKERLRKEREQEKKKKEEEKEAEKKKKEEEKKKREEEKEADKKRREEERKKKEEEKEAEKKRKEEEKKRKEEEKENDKKKKEDEERRKKERLSQVFTNFFTQKKTITGKNDTSTPCVTSSTFSLAFPPFQIKENMKLAPTVRSEFDSSRRDFLDQILEKPKPTTEVNRLQYKGNRGRNYGATWPLIKDSEVEVIDEDEAEGTMNKEDIITVVPALPRRMRPKLLKFCENRRPAYWGTWGKTSHLVGPRRPFGKENIFDYDVDSDDEWEEEVEPGESLTDSEAEGEEKEPADDYEVDNEFLVPHGYLSDEEGEKDDDERPMSPSEAKEKLKLKEEQFERELKQKTCHIKPSLIGCCWTDDSNHEPQLLKVLQRYATVVFSSATPIRLSCSELLCENGESPVADETARSENKASKRLVSENDIPALVRLLHGSSYSKLTIVKEFQSYLERNRTDENKNAPSKAQILAKIAEIASWTKCTETGTMNGRTCWLVQPDVLDHYDLKELSVINAWEFATETKKRGRKADDSRTEEDTPPAKTPRVSLIKQFAQPNNFSLTKRVTTSSEKDLPELGKDTNESGNKSSIVSTPKTKKRITLISIPTSGTKKPKTESKSTPLTNFLKKMSTKEALSKSSNAVEDTEMDEIECLTME from the exons ATGAGCAAGGTGGTTGAAATTCCGGAAACTG GAATCAACGATGGCCGGAGTCCGAAAACCTCCAGGGGGAAGAAACTTATTCAAG GGAGACTCTCCTTCACATCAATCGATAATAAGACTGCTGTGCCCAAAGTTAAGAATTGCAAAACATTTGAAGTCTCAGGTGAAGCTAAAGGGTTAGATGAGGTTGTAGTAGTCGACAACAACTCACCATCAGTTGAAACCATTGAAATTGATGACACATCCAAGTATCACTCATTGCATGAGGATTCAGATGATTCAAATAGTATCCCAAATGTGTCACTGGCTGAGGGTGAGCTGGACAGTGAATTGGATACTAGTCATGTGTCAAATGATGAATTATGCAAATCATCCTCATCAGCCAACGCTTCTACCCCTAGACAAGCTgaactgcaaaaaaaaaagttggaaagGCTCAAAGAGAAGGAG gaaagagaaagaaaaaaggctgAGGAGAAATCAGAAAAAGAACGCCTACGGAAAGAAagggaacaagaaaaaaagaaaaaggaagaagagaaggaagcagaaaaaaagaaaaaagaggaagaaaaaaaaaaaagggaagaagaaaaggaagcaGATAAAAAGCGCAgggaggaagaaagaaaaaaaaaggaagaagaaaaagaagctgaaaagaaaaggaaagaagaagaaaaaaaacggaaagaagaagaaaaagaaaatgacaaaaaaaagaaggaagacgaagaacggcggaaaaaagaaagactgtCTCAAGTTTTCACAAATTTTTTCACCCAAAAGAAAACTATCACAGGAAAAAATGACACCAGTACCCCGTGTGTCACTTCGTCAACATTCAGTTTAGCATTTCCACCTTTCCAG ATCaaagaaaacatgaaattaGCTCCCACCGTTCGAAGCGAGTTCGATTCTTCTAGAAGAGATTTCCTTGACCAAATATTAGAAAAGCCAAAACCTACAACAGAAGTAAACCGCCTGCAATACAAAGGAAATAGAGGAAGAAACTATGGTGCTACATGGCCGCTTATAAAAGACAGTGAGGTGGAAGTAATTG ATGAAGACGAAGCAGAAGGAACGATGAACAAAGAAGACATCATAACAGTAGTCCCAGCGCTGCCGCGGAGGATGCGACCGAAGCTGTTAAAGTTCTGCGAAAACCGCCGTCCCGCCTATTGGGGAACGTGGGGTAAAACTAGTCATTTAGTAGGCCCTAGGCGTCCTTTCGGCAAAGAG AACATATTCGACTACGACGTCGATTCTGATGACGAGTGGGAAGAAGAGGTTGAACCAGGCGAATCTTTAACCGATTCGGAAGCAGaaggtgaagaaaaagaaccgGCTGATGATTATGAG GTGGATAACGAGTTCCTTGTACCTCATGGATACTTGAGCGAtgaagaaggagaaaaggaTGACGACGAACGGCCAATGTCGCCTTCTGAAGCAAAAGAGAAGCTGAAACTAAAAGAGGAACAATTCGAACGAGAGTTAAAGCAGAAAACATGCCACATTAAACCCAGTTTGATTGGCTGTTGCTGGACAGATGACTCGAATCACGAACCGCAACTTCTAAAAGTTCTGCAGCGCTACGCCACTGTGGTATTCTCTTCAGCCACCCCTATTCGACTTAGTTGCAGTGAACTGCTTTGTGAGAATGGAGAATCACCGGTTGCTGATGAGACGGCTCGAAGTGAGAATAAAGCATCCAAGCGGCTTGTCAGCGAAAATGACATTCCAGCCCTTGTACGCCTACTTCATGGGAGTTCTTACAGTAAGCTGACGATAGTTAAAGAGTTTCAGTCCTATCTGGAGCGAAATCGTACagacgaaaataaaaatg CTCCATCTAAGGCACAGATCTTGGCCAAAATCGCCGAAATTGCTTCATGGACAAAATGCACAGAAACGGGAACAATGAATGGTAGAACGTGCTGGCTGGTTCAGCCTGATGTGCTTGATCATTACGATCTCAAAGAGCTGTCTGTCATCAACGCTTGGGAATTCGCCACGGAGACCAAAAAGCGGGGGCGTAAAGCTGATGACTCTAGGACCGAAGAAGATACCCCGCCAGCAAAAACCCCACGCGTTTCCCTCATTAAGCAATTTGCGCAGCCAAATAATTTTTCGTTAACCAAGAGGGTTACAACGTCGTCTGAGAAGGATCTCCCTGAA